A window from Nocardioides mesophilus encodes these proteins:
- a CDS encoding amidase — MADLDVYTSAREMAAAVRGKEISARELMELHLARIAEVNPAVNAVVSLDEDRALAGAAEADRALARGETVGPLHGLPHAFKDTHEVAGWRTTYGSPLRETHVPKRDELIVERIRRAGAVPIGKTNVPEWAAGSHTFNPIFGTTLNPYDLTRSAGGSSGGAAAALAAGMVPLADGSDMGGSLRNPASFCNVVGLRPGRGRVPAWPSTNGWELTSTGGPMARSVEDLGLLLSVVAGPSRRAPLSLETPGAAFAPPYAATDLRGVRVALSVDLGGSFAVDHQVAQIVTAQAAVLEAAGAVVEEAHPVLHNADSAFRTLRAWLFWHRFRSLVRKRPEAFKESLRENILLGEGLSGADVSRAYQQLTSIHDRVRVFFESHDVLVMPVSQVPPFSAEEEFPNAINGEPQETYLDWMRSAYLVTVTGCPALSVPAGFTAEGWPVGVQLVGPPRGERRLLEIAHVFEQATRVGERRPALGAGAGR, encoded by the coding sequence GTGGCCGACCTCGACGTCTACACCTCCGCCCGGGAGATGGCGGCCGCCGTGCGCGGCAAGGAGATCTCCGCCCGGGAGCTGATGGAGCTGCACCTGGCCCGGATCGCGGAGGTGAACCCCGCCGTCAACGCGGTGGTGAGCCTCGACGAGGACCGGGCGCTCGCCGGGGCCGCCGAGGCGGACCGGGCGCTGGCGCGCGGCGAGACGGTCGGTCCCCTGCACGGGCTGCCGCACGCGTTCAAGGACACCCACGAGGTCGCGGGCTGGCGGACGACGTACGGCTCGCCGCTGCGGGAGACCCACGTGCCCAAGCGCGACGAGCTGATCGTCGAGCGGATCCGCCGGGCCGGCGCCGTCCCGATCGGCAAGACCAACGTGCCGGAGTGGGCGGCCGGCTCGCACACCTTCAACCCGATCTTCGGGACCACCCTCAACCCCTACGACCTGACCCGGTCCGCCGGTGGCTCCAGCGGGGGAGCGGCGGCGGCCCTGGCAGCGGGCATGGTGCCGCTGGCCGACGGCAGCGACATGGGCGGCTCGCTGCGCAACCCGGCGTCGTTCTGCAACGTGGTCGGGCTCCGGCCGGGCCGCGGCCGGGTGCCGGCCTGGCCGAGCACGAACGGGTGGGAGCTGACCTCGACCGGCGGCCCGATGGCGCGCTCGGTCGAGGACCTCGGCCTGCTGCTGTCGGTGGTCGCCGGCCCCTCGCGGCGGGCCCCGCTCTCGCTGGAGACCCCGGGGGCGGCGTTCGCGCCGCCGTACGCCGCCACCGACCTGCGCGGCGTCCGGGTGGCGCTCTCGGTGGACCTCGGCGGCAGCTTCGCCGTCGACCACCAGGTCGCGCAGATCGTCACCGCGCAGGCCGCCGTCCTGGAGGCCGCCGGCGCCGTCGTCGAGGAGGCGCACCCGGTGCTCCACAACGCCGACAGCGCGTTCCGGACGCTGCGCGCCTGGCTGTTCTGGCACCGGTTCCGGAGCCTGGTGCGCAAGCGGCCCGAGGCGTTCAAGGAGTCGCTGCGCGAGAACATCCTGCTCGGCGAGGGGCTCTCCGGTGCGGACGTCTCCCGCGCCTACCAGCAGCTCACCTCGATCCACGACCGGGTCCGGGTCTTCTTCGAGAGCCACGACGTCCTGGTGATGCCGGTCAGCCAGGTGCCCCCGTTCAGTGCCGAGGAGGAGTTCCCTAACGCCATCAACGGCGAGCCGCAGGAGACCTACCTGGACTGGATGCGGTCGGCCTACCTGGTCACGGTCACCGGCTGCCCGGCGCTCTCGGTGCCGGCCGGGTTCACCGCGGAGGGCTGGCCGGTGGGGGTGCAGCTGGTCGGCCCGCCCCGGGGCGAGCGGCGGCTTCTCGAGATCGCCCACGTCTTCGAGCAGGCGACGCGGGTCGGGGAACGCCGTCCCGCTCTCGGTGCCGGGGCCGGCCGGTGA
- a CDS encoding SRPBCC family protein: MKFSGESLLAAERGEVFRALNDPGVLVAAIPGCQRLEALGADTYTMTVAAGVGSIKGVYDGEVRLTDHLEPLSFRMHARGAGAPGTVGASVQVVLEEHPEGGTRLSYDADATVGGTIGGVGQRMLTGVSRRMAEEFFRNVDTVLAAGPVPASAAPAAAVSAVEPGAVFTPPQPPTAAGRTPAGFALGVVTGAGAALVGALVGAWISRRSRGGSR, translated from the coding sequence ATGAAGTTCTCCGGTGAGTCGCTGCTGGCGGCGGAGCGGGGTGAGGTCTTCCGGGCCCTCAACGACCCCGGCGTCCTGGTCGCCGCCATCCCCGGCTGCCAGCGGCTCGAGGCGCTCGGCGCCGACACCTACACGATGACCGTGGCGGCCGGAGTGGGGTCGATCAAGGGGGTGTACGACGGCGAGGTCCGCCTCACCGACCACCTGGAGCCGCTGTCGTTCCGGATGCACGCCCGCGGCGCGGGAGCACCCGGGACCGTCGGCGCCTCCGTGCAGGTGGTGCTCGAGGAGCACCCGGAGGGCGGCACCCGGCTCAGCTACGACGCGGACGCGACGGTGGGCGGGACGATCGGCGGGGTCGGCCAGCGGATGCTCACCGGGGTGTCGAGGCGGATGGCCGAGGAGTTCTTCCGCAACGTCGACACCGTCCTCGCCGCCGGGCCGGTGCCGGCGTCGGCCGCTCCCGCGGCGGCCGTCTCCGCCGTCGAGCCCGGTGCCGTGTTCACGCCCCCGCAGCCGCCGACGGCGGCCGGCCGGACGCCGGCAGGCTTCGCGCTCGGGGTCGTGACCGGAGCCGGGGCCGCCCTGGTGGGTGCCCTGGTCGGCGCCTGGATCTCCCGACGCTCGCGGGGCGGGAGCCGGTAG
- the cutA gene encoding aerobic carbon-monoxide dehydrogenase large subunit has translation MTTRLFGQRVPRSEDARLVTGRGRFLDDLGHDALEAAFVRSPHAHARILDIDVTGALDVDGLVAVYTYDDLLADEEEHGTRVAEPLPLLIPHPTLTHGRTPYALARDEVNHVGEAVVMVVAANRYAAEDAVERIRVDYELLPVVVGVEAARAATHLVHEDVPGNVAAHMVQQTGDADAAIDAAPHTLELDLAIERSASTPLEGKGVLARWDGDDESLTVHTSTQTSTSVRQAVAAKLGLPVDRVEVITPDVGGGFGVKIVHPWPEEILVPWAARRLAKPVKWTEDRREHFVSSAHERGQLHHVRVGYDDDGRLLGLSVRFWHDHGAYIPYGLIVPIITSTQLLGPYKTGPYRVEFHSLYTNTVIVTPYRGAGRPQGCFVMERTIDAIAADLGLDRALVRERNFIQPEEMPYDQGLVFQDGRPLIYDSGDFPASLDVLKKLVGWDDFEAYRERARAEGRRVGIGLACYVEGTGVGPYEGGHVRVETDGTVVVSTGLTTQGQGHQTMLAQIVADELGVPFERVRVTTGDTRRFKYAVGTFASRTAVMSGSAVALTARTVRAKALRVAAQALEAAVEDLEIVDGHVQVKGSPTAQIDLGAVAVLSNPLRYAFDEAASRATQFATPADPDRPPVEAGESPGLEASDFYSPTRSTFANGMHAVVVETDPDTADIRVLRYCVVHDCGTLVNPMIVEGQIHGGVAQGVGGALYERMEYAADGQLLNASFMDFLMPYASEVPEIEIDHLVTPSPLNPLGVKGAGEAGVIPGSAAIAAAIEDAEGFPIHRMPISPSELFHLRTSRPRKDRP, from the coding sequence ATGACGACGAGGCTCTTCGGCCAGCGGGTTCCTCGCAGCGAGGACGCCCGGCTGGTCACCGGCCGGGGCCGGTTCCTCGACGACCTCGGGCACGACGCGCTCGAGGCGGCCTTCGTCCGCAGCCCGCACGCGCACGCCCGGATCCTCGACATCGACGTCACCGGGGCGCTCGACGTCGACGGGCTGGTGGCGGTCTACACCTACGACGACCTGCTCGCCGACGAGGAGGAGCACGGCACCCGCGTCGCGGAGCCGCTGCCGCTGCTGATCCCGCACCCGACCCTGACGCACGGCCGGACGCCGTACGCCCTGGCCCGCGACGAGGTCAACCACGTCGGCGAGGCGGTCGTGATGGTGGTGGCCGCGAACCGGTACGCCGCCGAGGACGCCGTCGAGCGGATCCGCGTCGACTACGAGCTGCTGCCCGTCGTGGTCGGCGTCGAGGCCGCCCGGGCCGCGACCCACCTGGTGCACGAGGACGTCCCCGGCAACGTCGCCGCGCACATGGTGCAGCAGACCGGCGACGCCGACGCCGCGATCGACGCCGCCCCGCACACCCTCGAGCTGGACCTCGCGATCGAACGCAGCGCGTCCACGCCGTTGGAGGGCAAGGGCGTGCTGGCCCGTTGGGACGGCGACGACGAGTCGCTGACCGTGCACACCTCCACCCAGACCTCGACCAGCGTCCGGCAGGCCGTCGCCGCCAAGCTCGGGCTGCCGGTGGACCGGGTCGAGGTGATCACCCCCGACGTCGGCGGCGGCTTCGGGGTGAAGATCGTGCACCCGTGGCCCGAGGAGATCCTGGTGCCCTGGGCGGCGCGCCGGCTCGCGAAGCCCGTGAAGTGGACCGAGGACCGGCGCGAGCACTTCGTCTCCAGCGCCCACGAGCGCGGCCAGCTGCACCACGTCCGGGTCGGCTACGACGACGACGGCCGGCTGCTGGGGCTGTCGGTGCGGTTCTGGCACGACCACGGCGCCTACATCCCCTACGGGCTGATCGTCCCGATCATCACCTCGACCCAGCTGCTCGGCCCGTACAAGACCGGGCCCTACCGGGTGGAGTTCCACAGCCTCTACACCAACACGGTGATCGTGACCCCCTACCGGGGCGCCGGCCGGCCGCAGGGCTGCTTCGTCATGGAGCGCACGATCGACGCGATCGCCGCCGACCTGGGGCTGGACCGCGCCCTGGTCCGCGAGCGCAACTTCATCCAGCCCGAGGAGATGCCCTACGACCAGGGGCTGGTCTTCCAGGACGGTCGGCCGCTGATCTACGACTCGGGCGACTTCCCCGCCTCGCTGGACGTCCTGAAGAAGCTGGTCGGCTGGGACGACTTCGAGGCCTACCGGGAGCGGGCCCGCGCCGAGGGCCGACGGGTCGGGATCGGCCTGGCCTGCTACGTCGAGGGCACCGGCGTGGGTCCCTACGAGGGCGGTCACGTCCGCGTCGAGACCGACGGGACCGTGGTGGTCTCGACCGGCCTGACCACCCAGGGGCAGGGACACCAGACGATGCTGGCGCAGATCGTGGCCGACGAGCTCGGGGTGCCCTTCGAGCGGGTCCGGGTCACCACCGGGGACACCCGCCGGTTCAAGTACGCCGTCGGCACGTTCGCCTCGCGGACCGCGGTGATGAGTGGCAGCGCGGTCGCGCTGACCGCGCGGACCGTGCGCGCCAAGGCCCTGCGGGTGGCCGCGCAGGCGCTCGAGGCCGCGGTCGAGGACCTCGAGATCGTCGACGGGCACGTGCAGGTCAAGGGGTCCCCGACCGCCCAGATCGACCTCGGGGCCGTCGCGGTGCTGTCGAACCCGTTGCGCTACGCGTTCGACGAGGCGGCCTCGCGGGCCACCCAGTTCGCCACGCCCGCCGACCCCGACCGGCCGCCGGTCGAGGCCGGCGAGTCGCCCGGGCTGGAGGCCAGCGACTTCTACTCCCCGACCCGGTCCACCTTCGCCAACGGCATGCACGCGGTGGTGGTGGAGACCGACCCGGACACCGCGGACATCCGGGTGCTGCGCTACTGCGTGGTGCACGACTGCGGCACCTTGGTGAATCCGATGATCGTCGAGGGCCAGATCCACGGCGGCGTCGCCCAGGGAGTCGGCGGCGCGCTCTACGAGCGGATGGAGTACGCCGCCGACGGGCAGCTGCTCAACGCCTCCTTCATGGACTTCCTGATGCCCTACGCCTCCGAGGTCCCCGAGATCGAGATCGACCACCTCGTCACGCCGTCACCGCTGAACCCGCTCGGGGTCAAGGGCGCGGGGGAGGCCGGCGTGATCCCCGGCTCCGCGGCCATCGCGGCGGCGATCGAGGACGCCGAGGGCTTCCCGATCCACCGGATGCCGATCTCGCCCAGCGAGCTGTTCCACCTCCGCACGTCCCGTCCCAGGAAGGACCGGCCATGA
- a CDS encoding hydantoinase B/oxoprolinase family protein, whose amino-acid sequence MSTPYRLTPEDGTGPDPVLVEIVEGYLASVEQEVETAIGRTSRSPMIRDAHDYRAGIHDRHLRKLTGRSYSALVHPVVRDHPIAAMRPGDVFFHNDVYLSEGGIGHLPDLCVTAPVFHDDGDGAGPRVVAFVQAFGHHDDIGGAVPGSMPSHATSVFEEGLMVPPIKLWDQGVPNDAALRIMTRNSRMPESLAADLDAECSACLMGARRMAELFARYGVAAVEACFDAVLDKTTATFRREILAKIPVGEYVWEDYAEHDGVDAPRLHTQRITLTRTPADDPGGERLVIDFAGTGPQAKGPINHCGDYADGNFLKKWLAPVLRNLADTPERMAQLDVNEGVVPLIEMRFPPKGTLLTPEFPAPTNARTFVILRLLGVLAGVLAKAVDGRMPADQETIRYTGVYGTDRDGAPYLMREVLGGGSGGRYYADGEDTIHVVPDSRNLPSEFSESRFPFVVERLGLAVDSGGPGRHRGGLGYEKHIRMLEEARFMSIADRSILACWGVRGGRAGRPFEVTVDPGGPRERVVDALADGEPVAAGETIRIRTTGGGGWGDPLERPYAEVVRDVLWGKVSRGAAAADYGTVIAGSGDAPEVDLPASEALRERLRSERGPQPFFDRGPGYAALAGTASADVDWVGPR is encoded by the coding sequence ATGAGCACGCCGTACCGCCTCACCCCGGAGGACGGCACCGGGCCGGACCCGGTGCTGGTCGAGATCGTCGAGGGCTACCTCGCCTCGGTGGAGCAGGAGGTGGAGACCGCGATCGGGCGCACCTCCCGGTCGCCGATGATCCGCGACGCCCACGACTACCGCGCCGGCATCCACGACCGGCACCTGCGCAAGCTCACCGGCCGCTCGTACTCCGCGCTCGTGCACCCGGTGGTGCGCGACCACCCGATCGCGGCGATGCGGCCCGGCGACGTCTTCTTCCACAACGACGTCTACCTCTCCGAGGGCGGTATCGGGCACCTGCCGGACCTCTGCGTGACCGCCCCGGTCTTCCACGACGACGGCGACGGGGCCGGGCCGCGGGTGGTCGCGTTCGTGCAGGCGTTCGGTCACCACGACGACATCGGCGGCGCCGTCCCTGGCTCGATGCCGAGCCACGCGACCAGCGTCTTCGAGGAGGGGCTGATGGTGCCGCCGATCAAGCTCTGGGACCAGGGCGTGCCCAACGACGCGGCGCTGCGGATCATGACGCGCAACTCCCGGATGCCGGAGTCCCTGGCCGCCGACCTCGACGCCGAGTGCTCCGCCTGCCTGATGGGCGCCCGCCGGATGGCCGAGCTGTTCGCCCGCTACGGGGTCGCGGCCGTCGAGGCCTGCTTCGACGCGGTGCTGGACAAGACGACCGCGACGTTCCGCCGCGAGATCCTCGCCAAGATCCCGGTGGGGGAGTACGTCTGGGAGGACTACGCCGAGCACGACGGGGTCGACGCGCCCCGGCTGCACACCCAGCGGATCACGCTCACCCGCACGCCGGCCGACGATCCCGGCGGGGAGCGGCTGGTGATCGACTTCGCCGGCACCGGGCCGCAGGCCAAGGGGCCGATCAACCACTGCGGGGACTACGCGGACGGCAACTTCTTGAAGAAGTGGCTGGCGCCGGTCCTGCGCAACCTCGCCGACACCCCGGAGCGGATGGCCCAGCTCGACGTGAACGAGGGCGTGGTGCCGCTGATCGAGATGCGCTTCCCGCCCAAGGGCACGCTGCTGACCCCGGAGTTCCCGGCCCCCACCAACGCCCGCACCTTCGTCATCCTCCGGCTGCTCGGCGTGCTCGCCGGGGTTCTGGCCAAGGCGGTCGACGGCCGGATGCCCGCGGACCAGGAGACGATCCGCTACACCGGCGTCTACGGCACCGACCGCGACGGGGCGCCGTACCTCATGCGCGAGGTGCTCGGCGGCGGCTCCGGCGGTCGTTACTACGCCGACGGCGAGGACACCATCCACGTCGTCCCGGACTCGCGGAACCTGCCCAGCGAGTTCTCCGAGTCCCGCTTCCCGTTCGTGGTCGAACGGCTCGGCCTCGCCGTCGACAGCGGCGGACCCGGCCGGCACCGGGGCGGGCTCGGCTACGAGAAGCACATCCGGATGCTGGAGGAGGCCCGCTTCATGTCCATCGCCGATCGTTCGATCCTGGCCTGCTGGGGGGTCCGCGGAGGCCGCGCCGGCCGTCCGTTCGAGGTGACCGTCGATCCGGGCGGCCCGCGGGAGCGGGTCGTCGACGCGCTCGCCGACGGGGAGCCGGTGGCGGCCGGCGAGACGATCCGGATCCGCACCACCGGCGGAGGCGGCTGGGGCGACCCGCTGGAGCGGCCGTACGCCGAGGTCGTCCGCGACGTGCTGTGGGGCAAGGTGTCCCGCGGGGCCGCCGCTGCCGACTACGGCACGGTGATCGCCGGATCCGGCGATGCCCCCGAGGTCGACCTCCCCGCCAGCGAGGCACTGCGCGAGCGGCTGCGCTCGGAGCGGGGCCCGCAGCCGTTCTTCGACCGCGGCCCCGGCTACGCGGCGCTGGCGGGGACGGCAAGCGCCGACGTCGACTGGGTGGGCCCCCGATGA
- a CDS encoding hydantoinase/oxoprolinase family protein, with product MTGARVRIGIDTGGTFTDVVAVDEVTGEIAVTKTPSTPHDPALGFMTGVHKVLDQLGLSGRSGAVAAVSHGTTVATNKLLEGKVGNLGFVTNEGYEFLLEIARQSVPDGYGNSYFWVKPDRIVPVDRIRTVPGRMAFDGTEIRPFDEPAATAAARWFRDRGIDTIGVCFLHSYADDAHEVAMREVLAREHPGATVSISSEVLREYREYERAVTTLVDAAVKPDIRRYVQNIGTHLADFAGGAVPFYVMKSNGGVLSAEEVVHQPITTVLSGPAAGALGAAVVAQRAGFPRVVTCDGGGTSTDVSVVVDGRPALTTEGRIGAYPSKIPMIDVVTVGAGGGSIAWISPEGTLKVGPRSAGADPGPICYGTGGTDPTVTDAHAVLGRIPPHLLGGEVPLDVGLAERGIDELARRLGLGLEACATGVLEISAWNQANALRQVTVNRGLDVRDFTLVTFGGSGSLLACRLVDVLGLGGVLVPRDPGNLSAYGLLTVDVRNDYVQTAVRRQSVLDAAEVRAGFEALSGRADAALAREGFAEGERRFLRTADLRYFGQAYEVRVEVPDGPVDGALLARVADRFHDEHRALYDYDFRGDPRQEVEWVNLRVTGVGPIRKPEPQPAQPGQGAEKALTGRRPVFFEEWRDTPVYDRAALGAGDVVVGPAVLEEFSSTVPLHPGFTARVDPHGNLVVTRTEGPGA from the coding sequence GTGACCGGCGCCCGGGTCCGGATCGGCATCGACACCGGCGGCACCTTCACCGACGTCGTGGCGGTCGACGAGGTCACCGGGGAGATCGCGGTGACCAAGACCCCCTCCACCCCGCACGACCCGGCGCTCGGCTTCATGACCGGGGTGCACAAGGTGCTCGACCAGCTCGGCCTCTCGGGCCGGTCCGGAGCCGTCGCCGCGGTCAGCCACGGCACCACGGTGGCGACCAACAAGCTCCTCGAGGGCAAGGTCGGCAACCTCGGGTTCGTCACCAACGAGGGCTACGAGTTCCTGCTCGAGATCGCCCGGCAGTCGGTGCCCGACGGCTACGGGAACTCCTACTTCTGGGTGAAGCCCGACCGGATCGTGCCGGTGGACCGGATCCGGACCGTGCCCGGCCGGATGGCCTTCGACGGCACCGAGATCCGGCCGTTCGACGAGCCGGCGGCCACGGCCGCCGCCCGGTGGTTCCGGGACCGGGGGATCGACACCATCGGCGTCTGCTTCCTGCACTCCTACGCGGACGACGCCCACGAGGTCGCGATGCGCGAGGTGCTGGCCCGCGAGCACCCCGGCGCGACGGTGTCGATCAGCAGCGAGGTGCTGCGCGAGTACCGCGAGTACGAGCGCGCCGTCACCACGCTGGTCGACGCGGCCGTCAAGCCCGACATCCGCCGCTACGTGCAGAACATCGGCACGCACCTCGCCGACTTCGCCGGCGGCGCGGTGCCGTTCTACGTGATGAAGTCCAACGGCGGCGTGCTCTCCGCCGAGGAGGTCGTCCACCAGCCGATCACCACCGTGCTGTCCGGGCCGGCCGCCGGGGCGCTCGGTGCCGCGGTCGTCGCGCAGCGGGCCGGCTTCCCCCGGGTGGTCACCTGCGACGGAGGAGGTACGTCGACCGACGTCAGCGTCGTGGTCGACGGCCGGCCGGCGCTGACCACCGAGGGCCGGATCGGCGCCTACCCCAGCAAGATCCCGATGATCGACGTGGTGACGGTGGGCGCCGGCGGCGGCTCGATCGCCTGGATCTCCCCCGAGGGCACCCTCAAGGTGGGGCCCCGCTCGGCCGGCGCCGACCCCGGACCGATCTGCTACGGCACTGGCGGCACCGACCCGACCGTCACCGACGCGCACGCCGTCCTCGGCAGGATCCCGCCGCACCTGCTCGGCGGCGAGGTGCCGCTCGACGTCGGGCTCGCCGAGCGCGGCATCGACGAGCTGGCGCGGCGGCTCGGCCTCGGCCTCGAGGCGTGCGCCACCGGCGTGCTGGAGATCTCCGCGTGGAACCAGGCCAACGCGCTGCGGCAGGTCACCGTCAACCGTGGCCTGGACGTCCGCGACTTCACGCTGGTCACCTTCGGCGGGTCCGGGTCGCTGCTGGCCTGCCGGCTCGTCGACGTGCTGGGGCTGGGCGGTGTCCTGGTCCCGCGGGACCCGGGGAACCTCTCGGCCTACGGCCTGCTCACCGTGGACGTGCGCAACGACTACGTGCAGACCGCGGTCCGCCGGCAGTCGGTGCTCGACGCGGCGGAGGTCCGGGCCGGCTTCGAGGCGCTCAGCGGGCGCGCGGACGCGGCGCTGGCGCGCGAGGGCTTCGCCGAGGGGGAGCGCCGGTTCCTGCGGACCGCGGACCTGCGCTACTTCGGCCAGGCCTACGAGGTGCGCGTCGAGGTGCCGGACGGCCCGGTGGACGGGGCGCTGCTCGCCCGGGTCGCCGACCGGTTCCACGACGAGCACCGGGCCCTCTACGACTACGACTTCCGCGGCGACCCGCGCCAGGAGGTCGAGTGGGTGAACCTGCGGGTCACCGGCGTCGGCCCGATCCGCAAGCCGGAGCCGCAGCCGGCCCAGCCCGGACAGGGCGCGGAGAAGGCACTCACCGGTCGCCGGCCGGTGTTCTTCGAGGAGTGGCGCGACACCCCGGTCTACGACCGGGCCGCGCTCGGTGCCGGCGACGTCGTGGTCGGACCGGCGGTCCTCGAGGAGTTCAGCTCCACCGTGCCGCTGCACCCCGGGTTCACCGCCCGGGTCGACCCGCACGGCAACCTCGTCGTCACCCGGACGGAGGGACCCGGCGCATGA
- a CDS encoding hemerythrin domain-containing protein, with protein MDITDVILHQHAEQRRMFAMLDEIPRTDTETLGAVWRRLEILLETHAEAEERYFYPELLRLGTGAGDADDVEEEVEDAVKDHNDIRDAIRTVGRHEVGSDDWWQAVIDCRVHNSDHMAEEERQDLADFRQHADLTLRHEIAVRFLRFESLEAADGVPPRDKDPEEYVGTGGRPQH; from the coding sequence ATGGACATCACCGACGTGATCCTGCACCAGCACGCCGAGCAGCGCCGGATGTTCGCGATGCTCGACGAGATCCCGCGCACGGACACCGAGACGCTCGGGGCGGTGTGGCGGCGCCTGGAGATCCTGCTGGAGACGCACGCCGAGGCCGAGGAACGCTACTTCTACCCCGAGCTGCTCCGCCTCGGGACGGGCGCCGGCGACGCCGACGACGTCGAGGAGGAGGTCGAGGACGCGGTCAAGGACCACAACGACATCCGGGACGCGATCCGCACCGTCGGCCGGCACGAGGTCGGCAGCGACGACTGGTGGCAGGCAGTGATCGACTGCCGCGTGCACAACAGCGACCACATGGCCGAGGAGGAGCGCCAGGACCTCGCCGACTTCCGTCAGCACGCCGATCTCACGCTGCGCCACGAGATCGCGGTCCGGTTCCTCCGGTTCGAGTCGCTCGAGGCCGCCGACGGCGTGCCGCCCCGCGACAAGGACCCCGAGGAGTACGTCGGGACCGGCGGCCGTCCGCAGCACTGA
- a CDS encoding SDR family oxidoreductase, with product MTGVTRLTVVTGGGRGIGAAVARRLAAEGHDLVLGYARDADAAEATADAARAAGATCRTFRADVSDPEEVDALFDAAAEWGQVTGLVNNAGATLHIGDLVDTPVDVVRRVIEVNLTGAVLVARRALRDMDRGAAIVNVSSAAATLGAPHEYVHYAAAKAGIDALTVGLAAEVAGRGIRVNAVAPGTVRTEIHAGAGDPGRADRLAAGVPLGRAGEPDEVAEAVAWLLGDACPFATGAVLRVAGGR from the coding sequence ATGACCGGCGTGACCCGGCTGACCGTGGTGACCGGCGGCGGCCGCGGGATCGGCGCCGCGGTCGCGCGTCGGCTGGCCGCCGAGGGGCACGACCTGGTGCTCGGCTATGCCCGCGACGCGGACGCGGCGGAGGCCACCGCGGATGCGGCCCGTGCGGCGGGTGCGACCTGCCGGACCTTCCGCGCCGACGTCAGCGACCCGGAGGAGGTGGACGCGCTGTTCGACGCGGCCGCCGAGTGGGGGCAGGTGACCGGCCTGGTGAACAACGCCGGGGCGACGCTGCACATCGGCGACCTGGTGGACACCCCGGTCGACGTGGTGCGCCGGGTCATCGAGGTCAACCTCACCGGTGCGGTGCTGGTGGCCCGCCGGGCGCTGCGCGACATGGACCGGGGGGCGGCCATCGTCAACGTGTCTTCGGCGGCCGCGACGCTCGGCGCCCCCCACGAGTACGTCCACTACGCCGCGGCCAAGGCCGGCATCGACGCGCTCACCGTCGGGCTGGCCGCCGAGGTGGCCGGGCGGGGCATCCGCGTCAACGCCGTCGCCCCCGGGACCGTCCGCACCGAGATCCACGCCGGCGCGGGCGACCCCGGGCGGGCGGACCGGCTTGCCGCGGGCGTCCCCCTGGGTCGTGCCGGCGAGCCGGACGAGGTCGCCGAGGCGGTGGCCTGGCTGCTGGGGGACGCCTGCCCGTTCGCCACCGGGGCGGTCCTCCGGGTGGCGGGTGGACGATGA